The nucleotide sequence ATCATCGACTTCCAGATTGTCATAAAACTCCTTCAGCTTGCCGTCATACTTCTCCATAATATCGTCATAACTCAGACCGCTTGCTGCCCCGCTTTTGATGCTCTGCCGGGTGATCAGCTTTTCGACCGTTGCCCGCAAGGTGGCCAGTTTGGCCTCCACCTGCTTGCTGATTTCGCTTAACGTAACTGTATCTCTCGTATAAGTGGTTTTGCCGGAAGTCTCCTGATCGGTTGATTTTTCATACACCGCGGCGGCTCCGGCCGCTGCCGCACTGCTGGCCGAGGTACCGGCTCCGCCGGTTGCCGCCGTACCATTCGCAGTCAGGGTCGTCGTACTGCCGGCCTGCGCTGCCGGTGAAACAGAACTGATAGACATAGAAAAACCTCCTTGTTTTTCTGATTGCTTTACTGTTATATCGTTACTTTCCGGCAAAAGGATAAGAGTAACCACTGATTAATTCACACTGCACAGCCTAGTGAGCCGCTATTCCTGCGGTTTTACTTCCTTGCCAGGCGAAAAAATCTCGCGCCAGACCGACAGGTTCATTTGCTCAGTGGTTACCTACGATTCGGCCACCGTATTCATACATTCCTTTAATATCCCGGCCATTCGCCCGATTCCTTCAACAATTCTCGTTTCCGTCATATTGGAAAAGTTTAATCGCAGCGTATTCTCATGGCCGCCATTGGGGAAAAAGGCGCCCCCCGGAACAAAGGCCACCTTTTGCTGCAAACAAGACAGCAACACATCCCTGGCATTGATCACCGCCGGAAGCGTAATCCAGAGAAACAGGCCTCCTTCTGGCTCGGTATAAGTCACATAGTCCGGGAACTCCCGTCTGATCGCTGTCAACATGCAATCACGGCGCCGCCGGTAGACCTGTCTGACCTTACTGACATGCTCCTCGAGATCGAATAACTCGACGAACTTATTTACCTGCATTTGTGAAAATGTACTGGTATGCAAGTCCGTTCCCTGCTTAAACACAACATATTTTTGCATAATTTCCGGCGCTGCACAGATCCAGCCCACCCGGATGCCAGGCGCAAGAACCTTGGAAAACGTACTTTGGTAAATTACCCTCCCCTCGGTATCAAGAGACTTGACCGGCGGCAGCCTGTCACCGGAAAAGCGAAGCTCCCCATAGGGATTGTCCTCAATGACCATAACCTCAAACCGGTTGGCCAACTCGATCAGCTTTTTCCGCCGCTCCAGACTCATCGTCCGGCCGGTAGGATTTTGAAAATCCGGGATCGTGTAAATGCATTTTATCCGGTGATTATGTTCCAGGGCGGTTTCCAATTCGTCCATCCGCATTCCCTGTTCATCCATGGCAATCTCAATAAAATTCGGCGAGTACACCTTAAAGGCATTGATAGCCGCAAGATACGTAGGGCTTTCGCAAATAACACCATCCCCCTCATCAAGCAGGACTTTACCGCTGAGGTCAAGGCCTTGCTGTGAGCCGGTCGTTATCAAAATATCCTCGCTTTACGCGGCAATGCCCAAAGCCCTCATCCTGCCGGCAATCATTTCCCGCAGTGGCTTATAACCTTCGGTTGTACTGTACTGCAAAGCCTTCATGCCGTCTTCAGCCAAAATAGCCTGGCACACGATCTTCATTTCTTCCACCGGAAACAGTTCCGGCGCCGGCAATCCCCCGGCAAAGGAAATGATATCACTGTTTTCTGTTACCTTTAAAATTTCCCGTATTTCCGAAGCTTTCACCTGACTCGCCCGCCGGGCTAATATATTATGCATGTCGCTTCCCCTCTCTAATATGGCTAAAATTCGCGATTGCCCTTATACAATAGGCCTTATGTAACTTCCCATATCCCACTCCGGTTCCTCCACAAGCTGCATACTTTCCTGTACCGCCTGCATGAGCTGATTAATTCCTTTTTGTATTTCCTCCGGCTGAGCAAAAGTATAGTTAAGGCGGGCAAAGCTTTCCCCCTGTGTCCCGTCAGGATAGCAGACCTCGCCGGGCAGAAAAATAACACCCCGCCGGGCCGCGTTAGCCACCAGCTTATGGCGGCTTATCTGTTTGGGAAGGCGGCACCAAATATAGTAGCCACCAGCCGGCTTTTCCCAACTGACACCGGGGACCCGGTATTTTTCCAGTGCCGCCAGCATACAATCCCGCTTGGCGGCATATTCTTGCCGCAGCAATAGCAGGTGCTTCTCATAAAGACCGCTACGGATATACTGATCCAATAACAATTGGCTGGGAGTATTTACATGAAGGTCGGTTAATTGTTTTAGATGGGCAAACTTGCTAATAATGGCCGGCGCAGCAACCACCCAGCCAACCCGCAAACCCAAAAATAACACTTTTGAAAAAGTACTCAGATAGATAACATAACCATGCCGGTCCAATGCTTTTAAGGGTGGCAGCGAGACTCCCTCAAAAGGTAACTCTCCATAAGGGTCGTCTTCTACCACAGGCACCTGATATTGATAGGCCAAGGTTAATACTTGACTGCGCCGGGCCATAGTCATCGTAACGCCGGAAGGATTCTGGAAGGTCGGCAGCGTGTAGATAAACTTGGGTTTATGGCGAATCAGCAAGGCTTCCAGCATGTCGGTACGAATCCCTTCTTTGTCAATCGGCACCCCGATCACCCTGGCCCCGGCGGAGCGAAAGATCTGAATCGCCCCAAAAAAGCTGGGTTCTTCAACGACTACTGTATCCCCTGGATTGATAAATATCCTTGCAACAAAATCAAGGCCTTGCTGAGAACCGGAAAGAATACCGATTTCTCTTGAGGGAACCGTCATCTGGCGCCTGGCCAGCAATTGACAAATGCTTTCCCGCAGCGCCGGATTCCCCTCTACCGGACTATGAGAATACAACATGCATTGGGCGGTTTTAAAAAGCTCTCCCTGCAATGCCTCCAACTGCTCCATAGGGAATAAAGTCGGGTCGGGAAACCCGCCGGCAAAGGAAATCACCTTATCACAATTAGTTAACGACATAATATCACTGATGAGGTGTTCACTATTGGTCGTAATATTTTCATTAAAAAATTGATACCAGGGAAGCTCCCTTACCTGCCTCTCCCTTGGCATTGACGGCTTAAATACCTGTGGGACAACAACCGTTCCTTGGCCGACATGCGATACAATTAAACCATCGGCCTTAAGCTCCTGATATGCTTTCATCACCGTACTGCGATTCACACCCAAAGTCCGCGCCAGACTTCGCTCCGGCGGCAATAGAAAGTCCTCCGGCAGCACTTCGGCAACAATCATATCCCGTATTTGATTCTTAATTTGTAAATAAATCGGCGTCTCGGCCTGACGGTTGAGCTGGATACACATCTTATCACCCTTTATATAACTGGATTGGTACCCTCCAATTACCATTGTAACAGTTCAAACCTCCTTTTAAAGCACCAATTATAAGATTTTACTGCCAGCCAATTTTTCGAACAAAAGCACACTCTACTGCACAGAACAAAGCCGCACAATAGAGTGTGTCATCACTACATGCTGCAAGAGCAGCTTTTAAATTTTAAACTGGCTGACCGCCTTTCGCAATTCATCAGCTAATCTGGCCAATTCCTGACTGGAAGAGGCGATTTCCTCCACCGATGCCGATTGCTCTTCCGTTGCCGCCGATATATTCTGCGCCTGATCGGTAAGCTCCTTACCGACCTGGTCCACCTCACGGGCGGCACTGGCAGCCTGCTCCCCATCCTGGGCCGCAGTGATCAGGCCATCGGCCACCTGATTGATGATCCCGGCTACCGCCTTTACATGGCCCTCAATCGCATTAAAAGCATCTCCCGCAGTCTGCACCACTTCTGTCCCTTTCTTGGCCTCCTCTGTACCGCTGGCCATAGCAGCCACCGCCTGCCCGGTTTTTACCTGAATATCGCCAATCAATCCGGAAATTTGTTTAGCCGCTTCCTGTGACTGTTCAGCAAGCTTACGCACTTCCTCGGCCACAACGGCGAAACCCCGTCCCTGCTCACCAGCCCGCGCCGCTTCAATCGCGGCATTTAAAGCCAGCAAATTAGTCTGGCCCGCAATACCTGCTATCGTTTCCACAATCATCCCAATCTCCTGGGAACTTGTCCCCAACTCGGCAACCACCCTGGCCGAATCCTCCACCGTTTGCTGAATATGATCCATCTGGCTAGAAGCGTTTTCCACAGCCTTACTGCCCGCCACCGTAGCCGCCACGGCTTCTCCGGCTGCCTGCGCCGCTTCCCGGGTAGCCTGCTCCCCTTGCTGCGAACCGGCGGCAATATTTTCGATTAACCCCACCACCTGCGATAGTCCTGTCGTCTGGCGCTCAATCCCCTCGCTGGTCGAGGTAACCGATGCCGCCACCTGATTGGCTGCCTGCGCCGACTGATCGGCACTGGCCGTCAGCTGTTCGGCGGAAGAAGCAACCTGTACTGTAGTATCGGCCACATGGCGCATAATCGTTCGCAGCTTTTGCGTCATATCGGCAAAGCTTTGGGCCAATTGCCCCACTTCATCGCTTGATGAAATTTGCAGGGGTGCCACAGTCAAATCCCCGTCGGCAATCCGTGCGGCCTGAGTAACCAAGGCCCCCAGCGGCCGCAGAGTTACCAGCAAATAACGCCAGCCAACGGCGCTAACCAGCAGAATGCCCACCAGCAGTCCGGCCAGCATCCATTGCAGGCTGGTATAAAAACCATTGTTGATTTCACCTACCGGCAACGTGGTAATGATAAACCATGGCGTTTTCTCAATAGGAGTAAATATGGCCATCGAATCTCGCCCGGCTAAATCCTTATAGTTAATTAATTTTCCTGTATTAGCCTTTAACCGCTCCAACAGCTCGGCGGCAATCTGCTGCTTTACCCTGTCTTTATTGCTATGGGCAATAATAGTGCCATCCTGTGCCACAACAGCCACCACACCACTTTCTCCCACCTTAACCACCGACAGAAAATGCTGCAGCGTCTCCAGATCAAGAGCCTGTAAAATCATCCCCTGCAACTGACCGGCAGCACTTTTTACCGGCTGCGTTATAATAATGGACGACGCTCCATTTACCCGGTTGGTAATAATATCACTGATATGTGCTTTTTGGTCAGCTATTGTATCTTTAAAAAATTGGCGGTCAGCCAGACTGTCACCAACGACCTTGGCATCATAAGGAGCTATGGCCAGCCGATTGCCTGCCGCGTCAAGATAATTTAACCGGTCTATTCCCCAGGAAGCATTCTGCAACGCCACCAATTTAGTCTGAATACGTGCTGCGTCTCCTGACCGCAAATCATTGTCTTCACTGTATTTTTTGCCGCTTTCCTCAAACGAAGTAAACAAATCGGAAACCTGTCCCGCCAGTTGCACCGACTGGTTGTGCATCGTAAGCTCCGTACTGCCCATCATCTGGCGATACAAAACATACATGCCCGAACCGGCTATGATAACGCCAACCAGGACAAGCGAAATTACCAGCAAAATCACCGTTTTCGTTTTTATTGACATAATACCCCTCCTCGTCTGCTATTCGAGCGGCAGATAGCTTGAATTATCCGACTATCCGACACTATTTCTCATAACATATTTACATATTACATTTAGTTTCCATACTTTGTCAATCCATTAGATCTTGTAAGCCATTTATCCCTTTTTTTGTCTCCTATACGGAAAATCAGCCCAGCACATAGCCGGGCTGACTTTCCGTATAGGAGAATCTATGGATAGGAGGAGATAGCTTTGATAAGTTCACAGATACCTGCTTCATCCTCAGGTACCTCATCCGTGACAAACAGTTCCCAAACCTCCCGGTGTTCTATTATTTCATCTGGATTAAGCAGGGTCAGCGGCGACAGCGTCTCCATTTCCAGCATGAGTTCATTGGTATAGGTTTCGTAGGAAACGCCAAAGTCAGGATACTCCGCACCCAGTTGATGAGCATAGCGCTTGATAAACACATGCCCCTTGTTGATATAGGCGGCCCAGCCGGCTTGATTATCAATACCGAATTTAAACGGTACCGTAGCCGCCGCGTCCTGTTGTACGGTAATGTAACGGTCACCCCAGTGTACCCGGGGATCTGTCATTTTGGTATACGGCCACAGAGCGATCAGCCGATTGCCCAGCAAACCTGTATCCCGGTCCGGCTGAGGAACGATTTCCAATCCGCCGGGAGCCATCACCGTTAATCCCCACACCGCCAATTTTACCGGCCAAGCATTTTTATTGGTCAGCCGGTTAATGACTGTAACCTGCTTCGCTCCTGTCAGCTTTATTTCCATTTCTTTTTGTATTTGCACCCAAGGCTCCACGGGCTGGGTCAAAATCACACCGTCTTCCAGCACACAGTAGGTCAGTGGGCTGTTATCGGCTATATACGTCCGTGGCATATGTTCCGGACTGTGCCATAACCGATGCCCGCCTCTTGGCTGCCAATACTGCCCGTCGTAGGTCCTTACCGCGCCATCCTGCTCGCAAAATTCGTTATGCTGCCCGCTAAAGCCAAACCGGATAATCCGCGGCCCGCAATCCAGCGTAGCGACAAAATCAACGGTCCCATTATCCACCTGAAGGCATCGGCCAACCTGACCATACTCTATTTCTTTTATGGAAACCGGCTGCTTTCCCATCACAATTCCTCCCGCCAATTATTCATTGCTTACAAGA is from Propionispora vibrioides and encodes:
- a CDS encoding PLP-dependent aminotransferase family protein yields the protein MITTGSQQGLDLSGKVLLDEGDGVICESPTYLAAINAFKVYSPNFIEIAMDEQGMRMDELETALEHNHRIKCIYTIPDFQNPTGRTMSLERRKKLIELANRFEVMVIEDNPYGELRFSGDRLPPVKSLDTEGRVIYQSTFSKVLAPGIRVGWICAAPEIMQKYVVFKQGTDLHTSTFSQMQVNKFVELFDLEEHVSKVRQVYRRRRDCMLTAIRREFPDYVTYTEPEGGLFLWITLPAVINARDVLLSCLQQKVAFVPGGAFFPNGGHENTLRLNFSNMTETRIVEGIGRMAGILKECMNTVAES
- a CDS encoding methyl-accepting chemotaxis protein — translated: MSIKTKTVILLVISLVLVGVIIAGSGMYVLYRQMMGSTELTMHNQSVQLAGQVSDLFTSFEESGKKYSEDNDLRSGDAARIQTKLVALQNASWGIDRLNYLDAAGNRLAIAPYDAKVVGDSLADRQFFKDTIADQKAHISDIITNRVNGASSIIITQPVKSAAGQLQGMILQALDLETLQHFLSVVKVGESGVVAVVAQDGTIIAHSNKDRVKQQIAAELLERLKANTGKLINYKDLAGRDSMAIFTPIEKTPWFIITTLPVGEINNGFYTSLQWMLAGLLVGILLVSAVGWRYLLVTLRPLGALVTQAARIADGDLTVAPLQISSSDEVGQLAQSFADMTQKLRTIMRHVADTTVQVASSAEQLTASADQSAQAANQVAASVTSTSEGIERQTTGLSQVVGLIENIAAGSQQGEQATREAAQAAGEAVAATVAGSKAVENASSQMDHIQQTVEDSARVVAELGTSSQEIGMIVETIAGIAGQTNLLALNAAIEAARAGEQGRGFAVVAEEVRKLAEQSQEAAKQISGLIGDIQVKTGQAVAAMASGTEEAKKGTEVVQTAGDAFNAIEGHVKAVAGIINQVADGLITAAQDGEQAASAAREVDQVGKELTDQAQNISAATEEQSASVEEIASSSQELARLADELRKAVSQFKI
- a CDS encoding PLP-dependent aminotransferase family protein, with translation MVIGGYQSSYIKGDKMCIQLNRQAETPIYLQIKNQIRDMIVAEVLPEDFLLPPERSLARTLGVNRSTVMKAYQELKADGLIVSHVGQGTVVVPQVFKPSMPRERQVRELPWYQFFNENITTNSEHLISDIMSLTNCDKVISFAGGFPDPTLFPMEQLEALQGELFKTAQCMLYSHSPVEGNPALRESICQLLARRQMTVPSREIGILSGSQQGLDFVARIFINPGDTVVVEEPSFFGAIQIFRSAGARVIGVPIDKEGIRTDMLEALLIRHKPKFIYTLPTFQNPSGVTMTMARRSQVLTLAYQYQVPVVEDDPYGELPFEGVSLPPLKALDRHGYVIYLSTFSKVLFLGLRVGWVVAAPAIISKFAHLKQLTDLHVNTPSQLLLDQYIRSGLYEKHLLLLRQEYAAKRDCMLAALEKYRVPGVSWEKPAGGYYIWCRLPKQISRHKLVANAARRGVIFLPGEVCYPDGTQGESFARLNYTFAQPEEIQKGINQLMQAVQESMQLVEEPEWDMGSYIRPIV